The Methyloferula stellata AR4 genome includes a window with the following:
- the kdpA gene encoding potassium-transporting ATPase subunit KdpA, translating into MTVSGWFQIALYVFVIIALTKPFGFYMTRVFNGERTPLSFVLRPLERGIYFVCGVDEREEQPWITYGIAMLTFSLAGFVVLYLLQRLQNVFPFNPQGFDAVSPDLAFNTSVSFVTNTNWQSYVPEQTMSYLTQMAGLTVHNFVSAATGIALAIALIRGFARRSVKTIGNFWVDMTRCVLYVLLPVSIVVGLFFVWQGVPQNLDAYTQVSTLEGAKQLIAQGPVASQEVIKMFGTNGGGFLNANSAHPFENPTALTNFVQMILIFSIGAALTNVFGRMVGNEKQGWVVFTVMGLLFLVGTASLYWSESHGNPAFASFGVDSAAGALQSGGNMEGKEVRFGIANSALFATITTDASCGAVNTMHDSLLPLGGMVPMINIMLGEIIFGGVGSGLYGMLLFAIVAVFVAGLMVGRTPEYLGKKIEAKEVKMAMLAILVLPLSMLGFTAVAVVVAPGLAGLANAGPHGFSEALYAYVSATGNNGSAFAGLSANTPFWNTTLGLAMWIGRFLFIVPMLAVAGSLAAKKIVPASAGTFPTDGGLFVGLLIGVILIVGGLTFFPALALGPITEHLAMQSGTLF; encoded by the coding sequence ATGACTGTCAGCGGCTGGTTTCAAATCGCGCTTTATGTCTTTGTCATCATCGCGCTGACGAAGCCCTTCGGCTTCTACATGACGCGCGTGTTCAATGGCGAGCGCACGCCTTTGAGCTTCGTGCTGCGACCGCTTGAACGTGGCATCTATTTTGTCTGCGGCGTCGACGAGCGCGAAGAGCAGCCTTGGATCACTTATGGCATCGCGATGCTGACTTTCAGCCTCGCGGGCTTCGTCGTGCTTTATCTGTTGCAGCGCCTGCAGAACGTCTTCCCATTCAATCCTCAGGGCTTTGACGCGGTCTCGCCCGATCTCGCCTTCAATACGTCGGTGAGCTTCGTCACCAATACCAATTGGCAATCCTATGTGCCTGAGCAGACGATGAGCTATCTGACGCAGATGGCCGGGCTGACGGTGCATAATTTCGTCTCGGCCGCGACAGGCATCGCGCTTGCCATCGCGCTGATCCGCGGCTTTGCCCGGCGTTCGGTAAAGACCATCGGCAATTTCTGGGTCGATATGACCCGCTGCGTTCTCTACGTGCTTCTGCCGGTCTCGATCGTGGTCGGGCTCTTCTTTGTCTGGCAGGGTGTACCGCAGAATCTCGACGCCTATACGCAGGTCTCGACGCTTGAGGGCGCCAAGCAGCTGATCGCGCAAGGCCCGGTGGCTTCGCAGGAAGTCATCAAGATGTTCGGCACGAATGGCGGCGGCTTCCTCAACGCCAATTCGGCGCATCCTTTCGAGAACCCCACGGCGCTCACGAATTTCGTGCAGATGATCCTCATCTTCTCGATCGGTGCGGCTTTGACCAATGTGTTCGGCCGCATGGTCGGCAATGAGAAGCAGGGCTGGGTGGTTTTCACGGTCATGGGGCTTTTGTTCCTGGTTGGCACCGCTTCGCTTTATTGGAGCGAAAGCCACGGTAATCCGGCCTTCGCCTCGTTCGGCGTCGATAGCGCCGCCGGTGCGTTGCAGAGCGGCGGCAATATGGAAGGCAAGGAGGTTCGCTTCGGCATCGCCAATTCGGCGCTCTTTGCGACCATCACCACGGACGCCTCTTGCGGCGCCGTCAACACCATGCACGACAGCTTGCTGCCTTTGGGCGGCATGGTGCCCATGATCAACATCATGCTTGGCGAGATCATTTTCGGCGGCGTTGGCTCAGGTCTTTACGGTATGCTGCTCTTTGCCATCGTCGCGGTCTTCGTCGCCGGCCTGATGGTTGGCCGCACGCCGGAATATCTCGGCAAGAAGATCGAGGCCAAGGAAGTCAAAATGGCGATGCTCGCCATTCTGGTCCTCCCTTTGTCGATGCTGGGCTTCACCGCCGTCGCCGTCGTTGTTGCGCCGGGGCTCGCCGGTCTTGCCAATGCGGGTCCGCACGGATTCAGCGAGGCGCTCTACGCCTATGTGTCGGCGACCGGCAATAATGGCAGCGCCTTCGCGGGGCTCTCCGCCAATACGCCCTTCTGGAACACGACGCTCGGCCTTGCGATGTGGATCGGCCGTTTTCTTTTCATCGTGCCGATGCTCGCGGTCGCCGGCTCCCTCGCGGCGAAAAAGATCGTTCCCGCATCGGCCGGAACCTTCCCGACCGATGGCGGTCTCTTCGTCGGACTTTTGATCGGCGTGATCCTGATCGTCGGCGGTCTCACCTTCTTCCCGGCTCTGGCGCTTGGACCGATTACGGAACATCTGGCCATGCAGTCCGGCACTCTTTTCTGA
- the kdpB gene encoding potassium-transporting ATPase subunit KdpB: MRARTFSRSGTSLWDGAILIPAITASFRKLDPRVMIRNPVMFVVEVVAALTTLLYLRDLAGGGHDLWFTFQIILWLWFTLLFANFAEAVAEGRGKAQAATLRRARTETMAKRLAAADETSYTEVPASELKEGDFVFVDAGNFIPSDGEVIEGIASVDESAITGESAPVIRESGGDRSAVTGGTRVLSDWIKVRITAAQGSTFLDRMIALVEGAQRQKTPNEIALNILLAGLTLIFVFAVVTIPSFSAYAGGSVSVIVLVALFVTLIPTTIGALLSAIGIAGMDRLVRFNVLAMSGRAVEAAGDVDTLLLDKTGTITLGNRQASEFLPVSGVSEAELADAAQLASLSDETPEGRSIVVLAKEKYGIRARDMHELGATFIPFTAQTRLSGIDTDKMAIRKGAVDAVLAYVKDLANPLHEGGVLVATRSAASESAIRELIAKSDEVAKSGGTPLAVAKDGRLLGIIHLKDIVKGGIRERFDELRRMGIRTVMITGDNPLTAAAIAAEAGVDDFLAQATPEAKLKLIREEQAKGKLVAMCGDGTNDAPALAQADVGVAMNTGTMAAREAGNMVDLDSDPTKLIEIVEIGKQLLMTRGALTTFSIANDVAKYFAIIPAMFIAFYPQLEALNIMHLGTPQSAILSAIIFNALIIVVLIPLALKGVAYQPQGAAIILRRNLLIYGVGGLIVPFVGIKLIDLVVNAAGLA, encoded by the coding sequence ATGCGAGCGAGAACCTTTTCGCGCAGCGGTACATCCCTTTGGGATGGAGCGATCCTGATTCCGGCGATCACAGCATCGTTTCGGAAGCTCGACCCGCGCGTTATGATCCGCAATCCGGTCATGTTCGTCGTCGAGGTCGTGGCGGCGCTGACGACGCTGCTCTATCTGCGCGACCTTGCGGGCGGCGGCCATGATCTTTGGTTCACCTTCCAGATCATTCTCTGGCTGTGGTTCACGCTGCTCTTTGCCAATTTCGCTGAGGCCGTTGCCGAAGGCCGCGGCAAGGCGCAAGCAGCGACGCTCCGGCGAGCCCGCACCGAGACCATGGCCAAGCGGCTCGCAGCAGCCGACGAGACGAGCTATACGGAGGTTCCGGCCTCAGAGCTCAAAGAAGGCGATTTCGTCTTCGTCGATGCTGGGAATTTCATTCCGAGCGACGGCGAAGTGATCGAAGGCATAGCCTCCGTCGATGAGTCGGCGATCACCGGCGAATCGGCGCCTGTCATCCGGGAAAGTGGCGGCGACCGCTCGGCCGTCACCGGCGGTACGCGTGTCCTCTCGGACTGGATCAAGGTGCGCATCACAGCGGCGCAAGGCTCGACCTTCCTCGACCGGATGATCGCGCTTGTCGAAGGCGCGCAGCGCCAGAAGACGCCGAACGAAATCGCACTCAATATTCTGCTGGCCGGATTGACGCTAATCTTCGTCTTCGCCGTCGTCACCATTCCGAGTTTTTCCGCCTATGCGGGCGGCAGCGTCTCCGTCATCGTGCTCGTCGCCTTGTTCGTGACGCTCATTCCGACGACGATCGGCGCACTTTTGTCGGCAATCGGCATTGCCGGCATGGACCGGCTCGTGCGTTTCAATGTGCTCGCCATGTCGGGCCGCGCCGTCGAAGCCGCGGGCGACGTCGATACTTTGCTGCTCGACAAGACCGGCACGATCACGCTCGGCAATCGTCAGGCATCCGAATTTCTTCCTGTGAGCGGTGTAAGCGAAGCCGAATTGGCCGATGCCGCGCAGCTGGCCTCGCTTTCGGACGAGACGCCGGAAGGCCGGTCGATCGTCGTGCTGGCCAAGGAAAAATACGGCATTCGTGCGCGGGATATGCACGAGCTCGGCGCGACATTCATTCCGTTCACCGCGCAGACAAGGCTGAGCGGGATCGACACGGACAAGATGGCCATCCGCAAGGGCGCCGTCGACGCGGTGCTCGCCTATGTGAAGGATCTCGCCAATCCTTTGCATGAGGGCGGCGTTCTCGTTGCGACGCGATCGGCGGCCTCGGAATCGGCCATTCGCGAATTAATCGCCAAATCGGATGAAGTCGCCAAATCGGGCGGCACGCCGCTGGCCGTCGCCAAGGATGGGCGCCTGCTCGGCATCATCCACCTCAAAGACATCGTCAAGGGCGGTATCCGCGAGCGCTTCGACGAATTGCGCCGCATGGGCATCAGAACCGTGATGATCACCGGCGACAATCCCTTGACCGCCGCGGCCATCGCGGCCGAAGCGGGGGTCGACGATTTCCTTGCTCAGGCGACGCCCGAGGCCAAGCTGAAGCTCATCCGCGAGGAACAGGCAAAGGGCAAGCTCGTCGCCATGTGCGGCGATGGCACGAACGATGCCCCGGCCTTGGCGCAGGCGGACGTCGGTGTCGCGATGAATACGGGCACGATGGCCGCCCGCGAAGCCGGCAATATGGTCGATCTCGACAGCGATCCGACCAAGCTCATCGAGATCGTCGAGATCGGCAAGCAATTGCTGATGACGCGCGGCGCGCTGACGACCTTTTCGATCGCCAATGATGTCGCGAAATATTTCGCTATCATCCCGGCCATGTTCATTGCCTTCTATCCGCAGTTGGAGGCGTTGAACATCATGCATCTCGGCACGCCGCAAAGCGCGATCCTATCGGCGATCATCTTCAACGCCCTGATCATCGTTGTGCTGATCCCGCTCGCCTTGAAGGGCGTCGCCTATCAGCCGCAAGGTGCTGCCATCATCCTGCGCCGCAATCTTCTGATCTATGGCGTCGGCGGATTGATCGTGCCTTTCGTCGGCATCAAGCTCATCGATCTCGTGGTCAATGCTGCCGGTCTCGCATGA
- a CDS encoding K(+)-transporting ATPase subunit C, with protein sequence MLKHLRPALAMIVLMTVLTGLAYPLAMTGVAGVLFPHQAKGSLIERDGQVIGSEWIGQNFTSDKYFHGRPSATSEPDPQDASKTVPAPYNAANSSGSNNGPTSQALVDRVKADSASLAAENPGVPVPVDLVTASASGLDPDVTPAGALFQVPRVAKARGLSEDKVRTLVEAHIYGRFLGILGEPTVNVLRLNLALDRLDH encoded by the coding sequence ATGTTGAAGCACTTGCGCCCCGCTCTTGCGATGATCGTTCTGATGACGGTCTTGACGGGGCTCGCCTATCCTTTGGCCATGACCGGCGTAGCCGGCGTGCTCTTTCCGCATCAGGCCAAGGGCAGCCTTATCGAACGCGACGGCCAGGTGATCGGCTCGGAATGGATCGGCCAGAATTTTACGAGCGACAAATATTTCCATGGCCGCCCGTCGGCGACGAGCGAACCCGATCCGCAGGATGCGAGCAAGACCGTGCCCGCGCCCTATAATGCCGCCAATTCGTCGGGCTCGAACAATGGCCCGACGTCGCAGGCTTTGGTCGACCGCGTCAAGGCGGATAGCGCGAGTCTCGCCGCGGAAAACCCCGGCGTTCCGGTGCCGGTCGATCTCGTGACGGCCTCGGCGAGCGGGCTTGATCCGGATGTGACGCCGGCAGGCGCTCTGTTCCAGGTGCCGCGTGTCGCCAAAGCGCGGGGATTGAGCGAAGACAAGGTGCGGACGCTCGTGGAGGCGCATATATATGGGCGGTTCCTCGGCATTTTGGGTGAACCTACCGTCAATGTATTGAGGCTCAATCTGGCCTTGGATCGATTGGACCACTAA
- a CDS encoding sensor histidine kinase: MARPEKRDVHDRRPSPDVLLQAARESERGRLKVFLGAAPGVGKTYEMLTTAQVKRRDGVDVVVGIVETHGRAETEALLEGLEIIPRKLVDYRGRQVAEMDIDAILERKPRLVLVDELAHTNAPESRHPKRYQDVEELLEAGIDVYTTLNIQHLESLNDVVAKITGITVRERVPDSILDRADDIEVVDLTPEDLIARLNEGKIYVPEQAQRAVKHYFSPGNLTALRELALRRTAQRVDAQMVDYMRRHAIAGPWAAGERILVGLDGACDHRALVRRARRMADRLRAPWAVIHVETAKSARASEKERARVAEGLRLAQRLGAETLMVPGEDVAETLVDYAQTNNFTHIVVARSRYAGWRRFIGGSVTQKLIRSAGEADVHIVADHAEVLPPEKRGSALRANREAARSDLVAYSASIALVGLALAAALLLKHVLGVSNVSLTFLIAILTSAIAFGLWASLFACLLSVLAYNFFLLPPVYTFTIADPENVVFLFFFAVVAVIVSNLAARLRTQAIAARKRARTTEDLYLFSRKLAGAAGLDDILWATVHQIALMLKVRVVILLPEGEALAVKAGFPPEDQLDKADLAAARWCFERNQAAGRGADTLPGAKRLFIPLRTGRGAIGVIGIDNDEQGPILSPIQSRLLDALCDQSALAIERVNLAQDIELARLAAETDRLRSALLTSISHDLRTPLASILGSASSLAIPDQTFDASLQKELIGTILEESERLNRFIDNLLDMTRLESGPLRPKTSLTDLSDIIGSSLERAHKILGNHQVDIDLAPGLPMLDLDPVLMEQVLFNLLDNASKYAPAGSCIQIRAQRNEDFVFLQILDEGDGVPETEREHIFDKFYRIHRADRQRAGTGLGLAICRGFIEAMHGTIEADNRFDRKGAVFTIKLPVPAASEPAMEGAG, translated from the coding sequence TTGGCAAGACCTGAAAAGCGTGACGTACACGACCGGCGGCCGTCGCCGGACGTTTTGCTGCAGGCTGCGCGCGAGAGCGAACGCGGGCGCCTGAAGGTATTTCTCGGCGCCGCGCCCGGCGTCGGCAAAACCTATGAAATGCTGACGACGGCGCAGGTCAAGCGGCGCGACGGCGTCGATGTCGTCGTCGGAATCGTCGAGACGCATGGCCGCGCCGAAACCGAAGCGCTGCTCGAAGGCCTCGAAATCATCCCGCGCAAGCTTGTCGATTATCGCGGCCGGCAAGTTGCCGAAATGGACATTGACGCGATTTTGGAGCGCAAGCCGCGGCTCGTTCTGGTCGACGAGCTGGCGCATACGAATGCGCCGGAAAGCCGTCATCCGAAGCGCTACCAGGATGTCGAGGAGCTGCTCGAGGCCGGGATCGACGTCTATACCACGCTCAATATCCAGCATCTCGAAAGCCTGAACGATGTCGTCGCCAAGATCACGGGCATTACGGTGCGCGAACGTGTGCCGGATTCAATCCTCGATCGCGCCGACGATATAGAGGTCGTCGATCTCACGCCGGAAGATCTGATCGCGCGCCTGAACGAGGGGAAAATCTATGTTCCCGAGCAAGCACAGCGCGCGGTCAAACATTATTTTTCGCCGGGCAATCTCACGGCTTTGCGCGAATTGGCCTTGCGCCGCACGGCGCAGCGCGTCGATGCGCAAATGGTCGACTATATGCGCCGGCATGCGATCGCCGGTCCTTGGGCTGCGGGCGAGCGTATTCTTGTGGGTCTCGATGGCGCCTGCGATCATCGCGCGCTCGTCAGGCGGGCGAGACGCATGGCCGATCGGCTGCGGGCGCCCTGGGCCGTCATCCATGTCGAGACCGCGAAAAGCGCGCGGGCGAGTGAGAAGGAGCGCGCCCGCGTCGCCGAAGGCCTACGGCTTGCGCAGCGCCTCGGCGCCGAGACTCTGATGGTTCCCGGCGAAGACGTGGCCGAAACCCTCGTCGATTATGCGCAGACGAATAATTTCACCCATATCGTCGTGGCACGTTCGCGCTATGCCGGATGGCGGCGTTTCATTGGCGGGTCGGTTACGCAAAAGCTGATCCGTTCCGCCGGCGAAGCCGATGTTCATATCGTGGCCGATCACGCGGAGGTTCTGCCGCCCGAAAAGCGGGGCTCGGCGCTCAGAGCAAACCGGGAGGCAGCGCGCAGCGACCTCGTCGCTTATTCCGCAAGCATCGCGCTTGTCGGCCTCGCGCTCGCCGCCGCGCTCTTGCTGAAACATGTGCTGGGCGTCTCCAATGTTTCGCTGACCTTTCTGATCGCGATCCTGACGAGCGCCATTGCTTTCGGTCTGTGGGCGTCGCTCTTCGCCTGTCTGCTCAGCGTGCTTGCTTATAATTTTTTTCTGCTGCCGCCGGTCTATACATTCACGATCGCCGATCCGGAAAATGTCGTCTTCCTGTTTTTCTTCGCGGTCGTCGCAGTCATCGTCAGCAATCTCGCGGCGCGCTTGCGCACGCAGGCGATTGCGGCGCGCAAACGTGCGCGGACAACCGAAGATCTTTACCTCTTCAGCCGCAAGCTCGCGGGCGCTGCCGGGCTCGACGATATTTTATGGGCCACGGTGCATCAGATCGCCTTGATGCTGAAGGTGAGGGTCGTCATCCTTCTGCCGGAAGGAGAGGCGCTCGCGGTCAAGGCCGGATTCCCGCCGGAGGATCAACTCGACAAGGCCGATCTTGCCGCCGCGCGATGGTGCTTCGAGCGCAATCAGGCCGCGGGCCGCGGTGCCGATACGCTGCCCGGAGCAAAGCGTCTCTTCATTCCGTTGCGCACCGGGCGCGGCGCCATTGGCGTGATCGGCATCGACAATGATGAGCAGGGCCCGATCCTTTCGCCGATCCAGAGCAGGCTCCTCGATGCGCTGTGCGATCAGTCCGCGCTTGCGATCGAGCGAGTCAATCTCGCGCAAGATATTGAACTCGCGCGTCTCGCAGCCGAGACGGATCGCTTGCGCTCGGCGCTGCTCACCTCGATCTCGCATGATCTGCGCACGCCCTTGGCCTCGATCCTGGGCTCTGCCAGCAGTCTTGCGATACCGGATCAGACCTTCGATGCATCATTGCAAAAGGAGCTGATCGGCACGATCCTTGAAGAGTCCGAGAGGCTGAACCGATTCATCGATAATCTCCTCGATATGACGAGGCTCGAGTCCGGCCCTTTGCGGCCGAAGACGAGCCTGACCGATCTGTCCGATATCATTGGCAGCTCGCTTGAAAGAGCGCATAAGATCCTCGGCAATCATCAGGTGGATATCGACCTTGCGCCGGGGCTTCCCATGCTCGATCTCGATCCGGTGCTGATGGAGCAGGTCCTGTTCAACCTCCTCGACAATGCGTCGAAATATGCGCCGGCTGGATCGTGCATTCAGATCCGCGCACAGCGGAATGAAGACTTCGTCTTTCTGCAAATCCTCGACGAAGGGGATGGCGTGCCGGAAACGGAGCGCGAGCATATTTTCGATAAATTCTACCGCATCCATCGCGCCGACCGTCAGCGTGCGGGCACTGGCCTTGGCCTCGCGATTTGCCGCGGCTTTATCGAAGCCATGCATGGAACGATCGAGGCTGACAATCGCTTCGACCGGAAGGGCGCCGTATTCACCATCAAGCTTCCCGTTCCCGCCGCCAGCGAACCTGCGATGGAGGGCGCAGGATGA
- a CDS encoding response regulator transcription factor, with product MTPRAGPLRVLVVDDEPAIIRFLRAGLETQGYVVSDAKDGRSALEMVRRKATDLIVLDLGLPDMDGLDLVKTVREAGETLPIIILSSRGNENSKVEALDLGADDYIVKPFGVDELLARIRAAQRHRLQQDGEKPIFRSGDLSMDFVRRIVTVRGTEVKFSPREYDILRLLAAHAGKVLTHQFILREVWGSAVDVQYLRIYIRALRQKIEADPERPKHILTETGVGYRLRAPD from the coding sequence ATGACTCCTCGCGCGGGCCCGCTTCGTGTGCTGGTCGTCGATGACGAGCCGGCCATCATCCGCTTTCTTCGGGCAGGGCTCGAAACGCAGGGCTATGTCGTCTCCGATGCCAAGGACGGCCGCTCCGCGCTCGAAATGGTACGCCGTAAGGCGACAGACCTCATCGTGCTCGATCTTGGCCTCCCCGATATGGACGGGCTCGACCTCGTCAAAACCGTGCGGGAAGCCGGCGAAACGCTGCCGATCATCATTCTGTCAAGCCGCGGCAATGAAAACTCCAAGGTCGAAGCGCTCGATCTCGGTGCCGACGATTATATCGTCAAGCCTTTCGGGGTCGATGAGCTTTTGGCGCGCATTCGCGCGGCGCAGCGCCACCGCCTTCAACAGGATGGCGAAAAGCCAATCTTCCGCAGCGGCGATCTCAGCATGGATTTTGTGCGGCGCATTGTGACAGTGCGTGGTACCGAGGTGAAGTTCTCGCCGCGCGAATATGATATATTGCGGCTTCTGGCGGCGCATGCCGGCAAGGTGCTGACACATCAGTTCATCTTGCGTGAAGTTTGGGGTAGCGCTGTCGATGTGCAATATTTGCGTATCTATATTCGCGCTCTGCGCCAGAAAATCGAGGCCGATCCCGAGCGTCCAAAACATATCCTGACCGAAACCGGCGTTGGCTACCGCCTGCGTGCCCCTGATTAG
- a CDS encoding PTS sugar transporter subunit IIA yields the protein MDFRDLIKPEQVLIVPRANDKEQLLRDLAQRAASELKKDVAAILQPLLARESLGSTGLGQGFALPHARIEGIDSFFCLFAKLAKPVPFEAVDDKPVDLVFLLLIPANAGSDHLTALAAISRHLRDKTFMENLRKAKTPGALYSLIVEHV from the coding sequence ATGGATTTTCGTGACCTCATCAAGCCGGAACAAGTCCTCATCGTTCCGCGCGCCAATGATAAAGAGCAATTGCTGCGGGACCTCGCGCAACGCGCGGCTTCCGAGCTGAAGAAGGATGTTGCCGCGATCCTGCAACCTTTGCTGGCGCGCGAAAGCCTGGGATCGACAGGGCTTGGTCAGGGCTTTGCGCTGCCGCATGCCCGCATCGAGGGCATCGACAGTTTTTTTTGTCTTTTCGCCAAGCTGGCGAAGCCTGTGCCTTTCGAGGCGGTCGACGACAAGCCGGTCGATCTCGTCTTTCTTTTATTGATCCCGGCCAATGCCGGTTCGGATCATCTCACCGCTCTGGCTGCGATCTCGCGGCATTTGCGTGATAAGACTTTCATGGAAAACCTGCGAAAAGCGAAGACGCCAGGGGCGCTCTACAGTCTGATCGTGGAACATGTGTGA
- a CDS encoding MmcB family DNA repair protein, translating into MPPRLIEPQAPVDGRQSETALFVARGTRRLLRAMKFSTLTELSLASGRRADIVALANDAAIHIVEIKSSIADFRADVKWQEYRFFCDRLYFAIPETVPVEIMPEDAGLIVADAYGATILRDAPEHKLSSGTRRAMLMRFAHAAAHRLHGLSDPDVLTLGPLE; encoded by the coding sequence ATGCCCCCGCGTTTGATCGAGCCGCAAGCCCCTGTCGATGGCCGCCAGTCGGAGACGGCGCTTTTCGTCGCGCGCGGCACAAGGCGGCTTTTGCGCGCGATGAAATTTTCTACCTTGACGGAACTCTCGCTCGCCAGCGGGCGGCGCGCCGACATTGTCGCGCTCGCGAACGATGCCGCGATCCATATTGTGGAGATCAAATCCTCGATCGCGGATTTTCGCGCCGACGTGAAATGGCAGGAGTACCGCTTCTTCTGCGACAGGCTCTATTTCGCGATCCCCGAAACCGTGCCGGTCGAGATCATGCCGGAGGATGCCGGCCTCATCGTCGCCGATGCCTATGGCGCAACGATCCTGCGCGACGCGCCGGAACATAAGCTTTCGTCAGGCACGCGGCGCGCCATGCTCATGCGCTTCGCCCATGCCGCGGCGCACAGGCTGCACGGCCTCAGCGATCCCGATGTTTTGACCCTGGGGCCGCTGGAATGA
- the cysN gene encoding sulfate adenylyltransferase subunit CysN, which yields MSKMAFVAGNAEPVTLGAPVSRPTLRFLTCGSVDDGKSTLIGRLLYEQQAIFDDQLAALERDSKKHGTDGDNIDFALLVDGLEAEREQGITIDVAYRYFSTPRRSFIVADTPGHEQYTRNMATGASNADLAILLVDARKGLLTQTYRHATIVSLLGIKHVVLAVNKIDLVDFKQDVFEAIVAAFRTFAEPLGFKTVVPIPMSARHGDNISEPSARTAWHKGPALLPHLEEIDVDDDRALLPFRMPVQWVNRPHLDFRGFSGTIASGMIRPGDEIVIASSGRLSYVERIVTMDGDLDVASAGDSVTLTLKDEVDIARGDIITTPKGRPEVADQFTAHLIWMSDERLYPGRSYLMKIGARTVPAVVTELKYRLDVNSLDELAAKSLGLNEVGVCNLATTGVLAFDPYEKNATTGAFILIDRATNATAAAGLLMHGLRRATNIHRQDLNVTKADRAQIKHQRPAILWFTGLSGSGKSTIANLVESQLQARGFHTVLLDGDNIRHGLNKDLGFTEADRVENIRRVGEVAKLMTEAGLIVLCSFISPFRADRQMARELVEVGEFIEVFVDTPLEDCIARDPKGLYKRAIAGEIKNFTGIDQPYETPNAADIIVARDHETAEAAAKRIISELAERGFIELFDNFADWII from the coding sequence ATGTCCAAGATGGCTTTCGTGGCGGGGAATGCCGAACCCGTGACGCTGGGCGCGCCGGTGTCGCGCCCAACCTTGCGTTTTCTCACCTGCGGCTCGGTGGATGACGGCAAGTCGACCTTGATCGGGCGATTGCTCTACGAACAGCAGGCGATCTTCGACGATCAGCTCGCAGCGCTCGAACGCGACTCGAAAAAGCACGGCACGGACGGCGACAATATCGATTTCGCGCTGCTCGTGGACGGCCTTGAGGCCGAGCGCGAACAAGGCATCACCATCGACGTCGCCTATCGCTATTTTTCGACGCCCAGACGATCCTTCATCGTCGCCGATACGCCCGGCCATGAACAATATACGCGCAATATGGCGACAGGCGCCTCCAACGCCGATCTTGCGATTCTGCTCGTCGATGCCCGCAAGGGCCTGCTGACGCAAACCTATAGGCACGCGACGATCGTCTCGCTGCTCGGCATCAAGCATGTGGTTTTGGCGGTCAACAAGATCGATCTCGTCGATTTCAAGCAAGACGTCTTCGAGGCCATCGTTGCGGCCTTCCGGACATTCGCGGAACCGCTCGGCTTCAAGACGGTCGTGCCGATCCCCATGTCCGCACGTCATGGCGACAATATTTCGGAGCCGAGCGCGCGTACGGCCTGGCATAAAGGCCCGGCGCTGCTGCCGCATCTCGAAGAGATCGATGTCGACGACGACCGCGCTTTGCTGCCGTTTCGCATGCCGGTCCAATGGGTCAATCGTCCGCATCTCGATTTCCGCGGCTTCTCCGGCACGATCGCGAGCGGCATGATCCGCCCAGGCGATGAGATCGTTATCGCCTCGTCGGGACGCCTTTCGTATGTCGAACGCATCGTGACGATGGATGGCGATCTCGATGTCGCGAGCGCCGGGGATTCCGTGACTTTGACCTTGAAAGACGAGGTCGATATCGCACGCGGCGACATTATCACAACACCGAAAGGGCGCCCGGAAGTCGCCGATCAATTCACCGCGCATCTCATCTGGATGAGCGACGAACGCCTCTATCCGGGCCGCTCCTATCTCATGAAGATCGGCGCCCGCACGGTGCCCGCCGTCGTCACCGAATTAAAATACAGGCTCGACGTCAATAGTCTCGACGAACTCGCGGCCAAGAGCCTCGGATTGAACGAGGTCGGCGTCTGCAATCTCGCAACGACCGGCGTGCTCGCTTTCGATCCTTACGAGAAAAACGCCACGACGGGCGCCTTCATCCTCATCGATCGCGCGACGAATGCGACGGCCGCCGCCGGCCTTTTGATGCACGGCCTGCGCCGCGCGACCAATATTCATCGCCAGGATCTGAACGTCACCAAGGCCGATCGCGCCCAGATCAAACATCAGCGTCCCGCGATCTTGTGGTTCACCGGGTTGTCAGGCTCCGGCAAATCGACGATTGCCAATCTGGTCGAAAGCCAGCTCCAGGCGCGCGGTTTCCATACGGTCCTGCTCGATGGCGATAATATTCGCCACGGCCTCAACAAGGATTTGGGCTTTACCGAAGCCGACCGCGTCGAAAATATCAGGCGCGTCGGCGAGGTCGCGAAGCTCATGACCGAGGCTGGCCTGATCGTGCTCTGCTCCTTCATCTCACCCTTCCGGGCGGACCGGCAAATGGCGCGAGAGCTCGTCGAGGTCGGAGAATTCATCGAGGTTTTCGTCGATACGCCGCTTGAAGATTGCATCGCCCGCGATCCGAAAGGGCTTTACAAACGCGCCATCGCCGGCGAGATCAAGAATTTCACCGGCATCGATCAGCCCTATGAGACGCCGAACGCGGCCGATATTATCGTTGCCCGCGATCACGAAACAGCCGAGGCGGCAGCGAAGCGGATCATCAGCGAATTGGCCGAACGCGGCTTCATCGAGCTTTTCGATAATTTCGCCGATTGGATCATTTAA